A single genomic interval of Arthrobacter methylotrophus harbors:
- a CDS encoding HutD family protein, translated as MEIIRFAELKPQPWRNGGGVTRELASHPEAASAQDGAWDWRVSIADVVSAGDFSMFPGMERVITVIDGELLLLTVDGEEHPLEKYRPFRFSGEAASSSALPTGDIRDLNVIARAGEFKGYTSIIELSKKRAHPVFEGQLAVLLEGKASVTSGAQTAESAEAPDGEAATTEPVDLARYDAVVGSDTRSPEILGRGFLAVISIDRVEHAHS; from the coding sequence ATGGAGATCATCCGTTTTGCCGAGCTCAAGCCTCAACCGTGGCGCAACGGCGGCGGGGTGACCCGCGAACTGGCGAGCCATCCGGAAGCGGCGTCGGCGCAAGACGGGGCGTGGGACTGGCGCGTCAGCATCGCCGACGTCGTATCGGCCGGCGATTTCTCGATGTTCCCCGGTATGGAGCGCGTCATCACGGTGATCGACGGCGAGTTGCTGCTGCTCACGGTGGACGGTGAAGAGCACCCCTTGGAAAAGTACCGGCCCTTCCGGTTTTCCGGAGAAGCAGCCTCTTCCAGCGCGCTCCCTACCGGCGACATCCGGGATCTCAACGTGATCGCCCGCGCCGGCGAATTCAAGGGCTACACGTCCATCATCGAACTCTCCAAGAAGCGTGCACACCCCGTGTTCGAGGGCCAGTTGGCGGTCCTCTTGGAGGGCAAGGCTTCCGTCACTTCCGGCGCGCAGACTGCGGAAAGCGCGGAGGCACCAGACGGTGAAGCCGCGACGACGGAACCTGTGGACCTCGCTCGCTACGACGCGGTAGTCGGATCGGACACCCGCAGTCCGGAAATCCTGGGCCGTGGATTCTTGGCCGTTATCTCCATCGACCGCGTGGAGCATGCGCACTCCTAG
- a CDS encoding phosphoribosylanthranilate isomerase has translation MFVKVCGLSTPESVQAAVESCADAVGFVLTKSPRQVSPDRARDLLVHVPEGVAAVGVFRRETAADAVATAREAGLKWVQLHGSRSPEDVKTVHDAGMRLIRAVTMGAAPEEFEEWGEELLLIDAAVPGSGEAWDFSSVRKFALGGRHWLLAGGLTASNVGAAAHEAAAWGVDVSSGVESSRGVKDLELVRAFVRAAKA, from the coding sequence ATGTTCGTCAAAGTGTGCGGCCTGAGCACGCCTGAATCAGTGCAGGCCGCCGTCGAGTCCTGCGCAGACGCCGTGGGTTTCGTGCTGACCAAGAGTCCGCGCCAGGTATCGCCAGACCGCGCCCGGGACCTACTCGTCCATGTACCGGAAGGTGTGGCCGCCGTCGGAGTCTTCCGCCGCGAGACCGCCGCGGACGCCGTTGCGACAGCCCGCGAGGCTGGCCTGAAATGGGTCCAACTGCACGGCAGCCGCTCGCCGGAAGATGTAAAGACCGTGCACGACGCCGGCATGCGGCTGATCAGGGCGGTCACCATGGGTGCCGCGCCGGAGGAGTTCGAGGAATGGGGCGAGGAACTCCTCCTGATTGACGCCGCTGTCCCGGGTTCGGGGGAGGCATGGGATTTTTCCTCGGTTCGGAAATTCGCTCTGGGTGGGCGCCACTGGTTGTTGGCCGGCGGGCTGACCGCGTCCAACGTAGGGGCCGCAGCGCATGAAGCAGCAGCTTGGGGCGTAGATGTGTCCAGCGGCGTTGAGTCCTCGCGTGGGGTGAAGGACCTTGAGCTCGTCCGGGCCTTCGTCCGAGCCGCAAAAGCCTGA
- a CDS encoding metalloregulator ArsR/SmtB family transcription factor, producing MPTDRLSLIFSALADPTRRAILARLSEGEATVNELAEPFDISLPAVSRHLKVLQNAGLISRSRNAQWRSSKLEAEPLREATEWMDEYRRFWDASFTRLDAHLRKIQHDSNDRGVKQ from the coding sequence ATGCCCACAGATCGGCTCAGCCTCATCTTCTCGGCACTTGCCGACCCCACCCGAAGGGCCATTCTCGCCCGCCTATCGGAGGGTGAAGCCACCGTGAACGAGCTTGCCGAACCGTTCGACATCAGCCTTCCCGCCGTCTCGCGGCATCTCAAGGTCCTGCAAAACGCGGGGCTCATCAGCCGGAGCCGGAATGCGCAATGGAGGTCTTCCAAACTGGAAGCAGAACCATTGCGCGAAGCCACCGAATGGATGGACGAATACAGGCGATTCTGGGATGCCAGCTTCACCCGCCTCGACGCCCACCTACGCAAGATTCAGCACGATTCAAACGATCGAGGGGTCAAGCAATGA
- a CDS encoding SRPBCC domain-containing protein has protein sequence MNTEQSTTEQHILTMTRDFDAPRELVFEAFVDPEQLAAWFGPVGIDSPRDRIVVEPRAGGVWQLVMTWDEDGATKESPIDAVITAYDPPALLVATQKAEPDAGITLLLEMRLEFEVLEGNRTRLHLTQGPFDSVEWVEMTREGWGTSFTKLDTLLVRE, from the coding sequence ATGAACACGGAACAGAGCACCACCGAACAGCACATCCTCACCATGACCCGCGACTTCGACGCCCCACGTGAGCTCGTCTTCGAAGCCTTCGTGGACCCCGAGCAGTTGGCTGCATGGTTCGGGCCGGTGGGCATCGACTCGCCGCGCGACCGGATTGTTGTGGAACCCAGAGCGGGCGGCGTCTGGCAGCTCGTCATGACCTGGGACGAGGACGGTGCCACCAAGGAATCGCCCATTGACGCCGTCATCACCGCTTACGATCCGCCTGCGTTGCTGGTGGCCACCCAGAAAGCAGAGCCCGACGCCGGGATCACACTTTTGCTCGAAATGCGCCTTGAGTTTGAGGTGCTGGAAGGCAACCGCACGCGGCTTCATCTCACGCAAGGACCGTTCGACTCGGTCGAATGGGTTGAAATGACTCGCGAAGGATGGGGGACTTCATTCACTAAGTTGGACACCCTGCTGGTGCGGGAATAG
- a CDS encoding YccF domain-containing protein produces MKTLLNIIWLVFGGFVLALGYFMAGIVCCLMIVTIPWGIASFRIASYALWPFGRMVVDKPGSGGIFTLLGNVIWLLVAGIWIAVAHVATAFAMAITIVGIPLAIANLKLIPVSLMPLGKQIVPSNSPFVSTYR; encoded by the coding sequence ATGAAAACGCTGCTCAACATCATCTGGCTCGTCTTCGGCGGCTTCGTTCTGGCCTTGGGATATTTCATGGCCGGAATTGTCTGTTGCTTGATGATCGTCACCATCCCGTGGGGCATCGCGTCGTTCCGGATCGCCTCGTACGCACTGTGGCCGTTTGGTCGTATGGTCGTTGACAAGCCCGGGAGCGGGGGCATCTTTACACTCCTGGGCAACGTCATCTGGTTGCTGGTTGCGGGCATTTGGATCGCGGTCGCCCACGTGGCCACTGCATTCGCCATGGCCATCACCATCGTCGGGATTCCCTTGGCCATCGCCAACCTGAAGCTCATCCCGGTGTCGCTCATGCCGTTGGGAAAGCAGATCGTGCCGAGCAACAGTCCCTTCGTCAGCACCTACCGCTAG
- the poxB gene encoding ubiquinone-dependent pyruvate dehydrogenase, translated as MPAARNTVAKNIVATLKANNIQRVYGIPGDSLNGFTDALREEDSIRWVHVRHEEAAALAAAAEAGLTDELAVCAGSCGPGNLHLINGLYDANKSRVPVLAIAAHIPSEEIGSQYFQETHPQELFRECSVYVEHVAHASQMPRVLEIAMRTAVEKRGVAVVVIPGDVALAEARSERTAVIRAARPEIRPNSRELAEAAGMLNAASKVTILAGAGAAGAHAEVMALADALGAPIVHAMRGKEHLEYNNPFDVGMTGLLGFSSGYRAMASCEALLMLGTDFPYQQFYPENAKIIQVDIRGEQLGRRTPLDLGLVGTVKDTAASLLPLIERKSKRTHLSTSLKHYAKSRAKLDDLASPAKGGQPLHPQFVGRLVDELAAPDAVFTCDVGSPTVWAARYLTMNGRRRLLGSFNHGTMANALSHGIGAAAAYPGRQVVALAGDGGLTMLLGELITLVQNKLPVKVVVFNNSSLNFVELEMKAAGFVNFGTELENPDFAKLAESLGIRGIRVDDSSGLKAGLAEAFAHDGPALIDVRTARQELSIPPAISAEQVKGFTLYAIRTVLSGRGDQLIDLAKTNIRQIF; from the coding sequence ATGCCCGCCGCCAGGAACACTGTCGCCAAGAACATCGTCGCCACCCTCAAAGCCAACAACATCCAACGCGTCTACGGGATCCCCGGAGATTCGCTCAACGGGTTCACGGATGCCCTGAGGGAGGAAGACAGTATCCGCTGGGTCCATGTCAGGCACGAGGAAGCCGCGGCGTTGGCAGCAGCTGCAGAGGCGGGTCTCACTGATGAGCTGGCGGTGTGTGCAGGATCCTGCGGACCGGGCAACCTGCACCTGATCAACGGGCTCTACGATGCCAACAAGTCCAGGGTTCCCGTGCTGGCCATCGCCGCCCACATTCCCAGCGAAGAGATCGGCAGCCAGTACTTCCAGGAGACGCACCCCCAGGAGCTATTCCGGGAATGCAGCGTTTACGTCGAGCACGTCGCCCATGCCTCCCAGATGCCCAGGGTCTTGGAAATCGCCATGCGGACGGCGGTCGAGAAGCGGGGTGTCGCCGTCGTCGTGATTCCCGGCGATGTTGCCCTCGCGGAGGCGCGCAGCGAGCGGACCGCGGTGATCCGCGCCGCCCGGCCAGAGATCCGACCCAATAGCCGTGAGCTCGCGGAGGCAGCTGGCATGCTCAACGCGGCCAGCAAAGTCACCATCCTGGCCGGTGCCGGCGCCGCGGGTGCGCACGCTGAGGTCATGGCCCTCGCGGACGCGCTAGGGGCGCCGATCGTCCACGCGATGCGCGGCAAGGAACACCTGGAGTACAACAACCCGTTCGACGTCGGCATGACCGGGCTCCTGGGGTTCAGTTCCGGTTACCGCGCCATGGCGAGCTGCGAGGCCTTGCTCATGCTGGGCACCGACTTTCCGTACCAGCAGTTCTACCCGGAGAACGCCAAGATCATCCAAGTGGATATCCGGGGCGAGCAGCTCGGCAGGCGTACCCCGCTTGACCTTGGGCTCGTGGGCACGGTCAAGGATACGGCGGCCTCGCTCCTGCCCCTGATCGAACGCAAGTCGAAGCGCACCCACCTGAGCACCTCGCTCAAGCACTACGCCAAGTCGCGCGCTAAACTCGATGACCTCGCCTCTCCGGCGAAGGGCGGCCAGCCCCTCCATCCGCAGTTTGTGGGCAGGCTTGTGGACGAATTGGCAGCCCCGGATGCTGTTTTCACGTGCGACGTCGGGTCCCCCACCGTGTGGGCCGCCCGCTATCTAACCATGAACGGTCGGCGGAGGCTTCTTGGCTCGTTCAACCACGGAACCATGGCCAACGCTCTATCGCACGGAATTGGTGCGGCTGCCGCGTATCCCGGCCGCCAAGTGGTTGCCTTGGCCGGGGACGGCGGCCTGACCATGCTTCTCGGTGAGCTGATCACCTTGGTGCAGAACAAACTCCCCGTCAAAGTGGTGGTCTTCAACAACTCCTCACTGAACTTCGTGGAGCTCGAAATGAAGGCCGCGGGCTTCGTCAATTTCGGTACGGAACTGGAGAACCCGGACTTTGCGAAGCTCGCGGAATCGCTGGGCATCCGCGGGATCCGGGTGGACGACTCCTCCGGGCTGAAGGCGGGATTGGCGGAAGCTTTCGCCCACGACGGCCCGGCCCTGATCGATGTCCGAACAGCCCGGCAGGAATTGTCCATTCCGCCGGCGATCAGCGCTGAACAGGTCAAGGGCTTCACGCTCTACGCGATCCGGACCGTCCTCTCGGGCCGCGGCGACCAACTCATCGACCTCGCGAAGACCAACATCCGCCAGATTTTCTAG
- a CDS encoding sialidase family protein, protein MTSHVRSNGAALPPARPDVEHVLAVRGAGGYRQYRIPALAVSSAGTVLAAYDGRPNLDDLPNPIDLLFRRSTDSGRTWEEQRVVRCGSGLNGYGDPSLLVDAETGRIFMFHAAGKHAGFFEAVAGLEPDDDVQHCDVSYSDDDGVTWQHRRLTEQLKLGRGERGITGIFAAAGQGIQMHAGPFAGRLVQQFVVLVEGEILAASAYSDDHGENWTLGSLIGKGPAGIGPNENKVACLDDGRLLLHSRATPRRLAATSHDGGETWSELERVEDLPDPSDNGSLVRFDGMPSVTSLSNPATDNWLLASNNQDTSLRRNTVLSLSTDNGATWRAKLLLCEGSSAYSTAARLPDGNIGVLYERQGYREIVFVSVPVEQLTEQLRVPDQGATESQPAGVEFRMELRSITPGRPTVWRNAGEFHVISPDNHGDWDVQTWKEVGQGYSAEQAQVLGTREAQDLNYGPIIPGYKAGDILAFTGRARNLGTQPATGVVLLGPHSNASDFPPTDLAPGAEAPYFTPVYTVTEEDLARDSLELTFAVAYDGGAPALERSFSFDLRSGAVTTNPAR, encoded by the coding sequence ATGACCTCCCATGTCCGAAGCAATGGTGCCGCACTCCCCCCAGCCCGTCCCGACGTCGAGCACGTCCTGGCCGTGCGCGGCGCGGGAGGCTACCGGCAATACCGCATCCCGGCACTGGCCGTCTCCTCGGCGGGAACAGTGCTCGCCGCCTATGACGGCAGGCCGAACCTTGACGACCTGCCCAACCCGATCGACCTCTTGTTCCGCCGCAGCACGGACAGCGGCCGTACCTGGGAGGAGCAGCGGGTGGTTCGCTGCGGTTCCGGGCTCAACGGCTACGGCGACCCCAGCCTCCTGGTAGACGCCGAGACCGGGCGGATCTTCATGTTCCACGCCGCAGGCAAGCACGCGGGCTTCTTCGAGGCAGTGGCCGGGCTGGAACCGGACGACGACGTGCAGCACTGCGATGTCAGCTATTCCGACGACGACGGCGTCACCTGGCAGCACCGGCGGCTCACCGAGCAGCTCAAGCTGGGCCGCGGCGAACGCGGCATCACCGGGATTTTCGCAGCTGCGGGCCAAGGTATCCAGATGCATGCGGGTCCGTTTGCCGGGCGCTTGGTGCAGCAATTCGTGGTGCTCGTGGAGGGCGAAATCCTGGCAGCTTCCGCGTACAGCGACGACCACGGCGAGAACTGGACGCTTGGTTCACTGATCGGGAAGGGCCCGGCAGGAATCGGCCCCAACGAGAACAAAGTCGCGTGCCTCGACGACGGCCGCCTCCTCCTGCATTCACGCGCGACGCCCCGACGCCTGGCCGCGACCTCCCACGACGGCGGCGAAACGTGGAGCGAGCTGGAACGGGTAGAGGACCTCCCCGACCCGAGCGACAATGGTTCCTTGGTCCGCTTCGACGGGATGCCGAGCGTGACGTCCCTGAGCAACCCGGCCACCGACAATTGGCTCCTGGCGAGCAACAACCAGGACACCTCGCTCCGCCGCAACACGGTCCTCAGCCTGTCCACGGACAACGGTGCCACGTGGCGTGCCAAGCTCTTGTTGTGCGAGGGCAGCTCGGCGTACTCGACGGCTGCCCGGCTTCCGGACGGGAACATCGGCGTGCTGTACGAACGGCAGGGCTACCGCGAGATCGTCTTCGTTTCCGTGCCGGTGGAGCAGCTGACGGAGCAACTTCGCGTGCCGGATCAAGGCGCCACCGAGTCCCAGCCCGCCGGCGTCGAGTTCCGCATGGAGCTGCGCTCCATCACTCCCGGACGACCCACGGTATGGCGGAACGCCGGAGAATTCCACGTCATCTCCCCGGACAACCACGGCGATTGGGACGTGCAGACCTGGAAGGAAGTCGGCCAAGGCTACTCCGCCGAGCAAGCCCAGGTCCTCGGTACCCGCGAAGCCCAGGACCTCAACTACGGCCCCATCATTCCAGGCTACAAAGCCGGGGACATCCTCGCCTTCACCGGACGCGCCCGCAACCTGGGCACCCAGCCCGCTACCGGCGTCGTACTCCTCGGACCGCACTCGAACGCCTCCGACTTCCCGCCCACAGACCTCGCGCCGGGCGCGGAAGCCCCCTACTTCACTCCCGTGTACACCGTCACCGAAGAGGATCTTGCGCGGGACTCTCTTGAGCTGACTTTCGCGGTAGCGTACGACGGCGGCGCACCGGCCTTGGAGCGCAGCTTCAGTTTCGATCTGCGCAGCGGAGCCGTGACAACTAACCCTGCGCGGTAG
- a CDS encoding HAMP domain-containing sensor histidine kinase, which produces MNRRSVMPRTLGVRLGGTLALIAILAAVSTGSLITWFASTNILMAQQNLALAEFTRDVQGIKSKATVSGEPWNALEVLDGLVSSVPSSSLDVGRMGIVLPSLGQASGGTLDPRQLPATFRERVEHNARTAPDFSRETVAGQSVFVVGTRKVVTLVRAGSEVGTVDAFVYAVYPFSAQDDQIRALSSTSIVLSSMIGVAGAAVGWLLARQLTRPVLELRRAIEQFDAGVEPATLPANTVDELDGVITSFNEMSEQLHRSVSELKDSEERARRFVADVSHELRTPTAAMVALADVLGHAEAPGPLRAEAGTLISSSARRLANLTEDLLEISRFDSHSIVISKDVFDVKMRLRDLVEARFPGSGIEVHSPAGLLLETDPRRFDLVVSNLVANALRHGLPPIVVDACPMGPELRVSVTDHGDGIPAADVEKVFYRFFKSDSSRSGDGTGLGLSLVLENIKALDGRVEIATSPGETTFCATLPRLVQIDEAERASTISP; this is translated from the coding sequence ATGAACCGACGAAGCGTCATGCCGCGGACCCTGGGCGTTCGCCTCGGCGGAACCCTGGCATTGATAGCGATCCTGGCCGCGGTGTCGACCGGATCGCTGATCACGTGGTTCGCGAGCACGAATATCCTTATGGCACAGCAGAATCTTGCACTCGCAGAGTTCACCAGGGACGTCCAAGGGATCAAATCGAAAGCAACCGTGTCTGGGGAGCCCTGGAACGCGCTGGAGGTTCTGGATGGCCTGGTCTCCTCCGTTCCCTCGTCCAGCCTCGATGTCGGTCGAATGGGCATCGTACTGCCCTCTCTCGGTCAGGCTTCGGGCGGTACCTTGGATCCTCGCCAGCTTCCCGCCACTTTCAGGGAGCGTGTAGAACACAACGCCCGGACGGCTCCGGACTTCTCGCGTGAAACAGTCGCAGGACAATCGGTCTTCGTCGTCGGCACCCGTAAAGTTGTCACGCTGGTCCGGGCAGGGTCCGAGGTGGGCACTGTCGACGCTTTTGTTTACGCTGTCTATCCGTTCTCGGCGCAAGACGATCAGATCAGGGCCCTGAGCAGTACTTCGATCGTCTTGTCCTCGATGATCGGCGTTGCCGGGGCCGCCGTCGGCTGGCTGCTCGCCCGGCAGCTCACGCGACCGGTCCTGGAGCTCCGCAGGGCCATCGAGCAGTTCGACGCCGGCGTCGAGCCGGCAACGCTTCCGGCCAACACCGTTGACGAACTGGATGGCGTGATTACAAGCTTCAATGAAATGTCCGAGCAGTTACACAGGTCGGTGTCCGAGCTGAAGGACTCCGAAGAGCGCGCGCGCCGGTTCGTGGCCGATGTTTCGCACGAACTGCGGACGCCAACGGCCGCCATGGTGGCGCTGGCCGATGTGCTCGGTCATGCGGAAGCCCCAGGGCCCTTGCGCGCCGAGGCGGGCACGCTGATCTCCTCTTCGGCGAGGAGACTGGCCAATCTTACGGAGGATCTTCTGGAGATCTCCCGCTTTGACTCCCACAGCATCGTCATCTCGAAGGATGTTTTCGATGTCAAAATGCGGCTTCGAGATTTGGTGGAGGCCCGTTTTCCCGGCTCCGGGATCGAGGTCCACTCGCCGGCGGGGCTTTTGCTCGAAACAGACCCAAGGAGGTTCGATCTCGTGGTGTCCAATCTAGTCGCGAACGCCTTGCGCCACGGGTTGCCGCCGATCGTCGTCGACGCATGTCCGATGGGTCCGGAGCTCCGTGTCTCCGTGACCGATCACGGGGATGGGATACCCGCTGCGGACGTCGAGAAGGTCTTCTATCGCTTCTTCAAGTCGGACAGCTCGCGAAGTGGGGACGGCACCGGGCTCGGCCTCTCGCTCGTCCTTGAGAACATCAAGGCGCTTGATGGCAGGGTTGAAATCGCAACTTCGCCGGGCGAGACGACCTTCTGCGCCACCCTACCGAGACTGGTCCAGATTGATGAAGCCGAAAGGGCGTCAACCATTTCGCCTTAG
- a CDS encoding response regulator transcription factor, producing MARILVVEDDTEINTAFQLALGQRGHRATGVRLGSEGVKTALGSDPPELLILDLMLPDIDGLEVCRRIREHSMLPIIMMTARGEDADVILGLEAGADDYVVKPVEPALLETRIRAVLRRTTPDTNRPGTTDVLTSGSLSIDRTALKVTKGGEDVPLSPTELRLFLQFSDRPGVVLSREQLLRTVWGIEYLLESRMVDATIQRLRGKIEDDASQPRHIVTIRGFGYRFDRQP from the coding sequence TTGGCCAGAATACTCGTCGTCGAGGACGACACTGAGATAAACACGGCCTTCCAGCTTGCACTGGGCCAACGCGGGCACAGGGCGACAGGCGTTCGCCTCGGCTCAGAGGGGGTAAAGACCGCACTGGGCTCGGATCCCCCCGAACTGCTCATTCTCGATCTCATGCTTCCGGATATCGATGGCTTGGAAGTGTGCCGGCGGATCCGGGAGCACAGCATGCTCCCCATCATCATGATGACGGCACGGGGCGAGGACGCCGATGTGATTCTGGGCTTGGAGGCCGGAGCGGATGATTACGTTGTCAAGCCCGTCGAACCTGCGCTCCTGGAAACCCGGATTAGAGCGGTGCTTCGCCGGACAACCCCGGACACGAACAGACCGGGTACCACCGACGTCCTGACGAGTGGTTCGCTCTCGATCGACCGGACCGCACTCAAGGTCACGAAGGGGGGCGAGGACGTGCCACTCTCGCCCACCGAGTTGAGACTGTTCCTCCAATTCTCTGATCGGCCCGGCGTTGTCCTCAGCCGGGAGCAATTGCTCCGCACTGTATGGGGTATCGAATACCTCTTGGAGTCCAGGATGGTCGATGCCACGATCCAGCGGCTCAGGGGAAAGATCGAGGACGATGCCTCGCAACCCCGTCACATCGTGACCATCCGCGGTTTTGGTTATCGCTTCGACCGGCAGCCATGA
- a CDS encoding M15 family metallopeptidase, whose product MNALRPQETILAALTCLLLTSGCSAADVATDHASTPFSRSTSSPIPISGPTSSPTTGPVGPSDGVLPEGQAATGTGLPGIDKLDAQLLEALRRASADAKSQGIAIVITSGWRSERYQQSLLDEAITNYGSKEEALHWVSSPEKSSHVLGKAIDVGPTSAADWLIQHGSSYGLCQSYANEMWHFELTTRPGSVCPAPAASPNQSK is encoded by the coding sequence ATGAACGCCCTGCGACCCCAAGAAACGATCCTCGCCGCACTGACCTGCCTTCTACTCACCTCTGGTTGTTCGGCGGCGGACGTCGCCACGGATCACGCCTCAACCCCATTTTCGAGGTCCACTTCGAGCCCTATCCCTATTTCCGGTCCCACTTCCAGCCCCACGACGGGCCCGGTTGGACCTTCTGACGGTGTTCTGCCAGAGGGACAGGCTGCCACCGGGACGGGCCTGCCCGGAATCGACAAACTTGATGCCCAGCTGCTCGAAGCGCTCCGCCGTGCTTCCGCAGACGCAAAGTCCCAGGGCATTGCGATCGTCATCACTTCCGGATGGAGGAGCGAACGATACCAACAATCGCTTCTTGACGAGGCGATCACCAACTACGGCAGTAAAGAGGAAGCCCTCCATTGGGTCTCTTCTCCAGAGAAGTCGTCGCATGTATTAGGAAAGGCGATTGATGTCGGGCCAACTTCGGCCGCTGACTGGCTAATTCAGCACGGAAGCAGTTACGGCTTGTGTCAAAGTTATGCGAATGAAATGTGGCATTTTGAGCTCACTACCCGGCCGGGGTCCGTTTGCCCTGCACCCGCCGCGAGTCCGAATCAATCCAAATAG
- a CDS encoding ABC transporter permease, with protein sequence MIRPTSEAKSKVTFADLIRIGGASLMAKPLRTVLSALGIAIGIASMLTIVGISSSSQAKLNEQLAKLGTNLLTIEPGKSVAADADGLPIGSAAKARRIDGVLDAKEVSLLTDQHVYRSRIIDPLQSEGIDVLTFSAGLGELLNATLKAGHWPSGPEAAYPTTVLGARAAERLGIVSPGSQIVLDGRDITVTGILEPLPLAPELDTAALIGQEYGKNVLGWDGRPTRIYERSTDFTVLEVKDRLPKTINPQSPLGVEVSRPSEALAAKTATDAAFNGLLFALGGISLLIGGIGVANTMIISVIERRQEVGLRRALGATRSHIRFQFLLEALQLSVLGGLAGILVGTASLFAISAANGWPPTIPPSTIASAIASTLVIGLIAGIYPATRASNIPPTTALAGAPQ encoded by the coding sequence ATGATTCGTCCGACTAGCGAGGCGAAATCGAAGGTCACTTTCGCCGATCTCATTCGCATCGGCGGGGCTTCCCTCATGGCCAAGCCCTTACGTACCGTCCTCTCCGCGCTGGGCATCGCGATTGGCATCGCATCGATGCTCACGATCGTCGGGATTTCAAGTTCAAGTCAAGCCAAGCTCAACGAACAGCTTGCTAAGTTGGGAACAAATCTACTCACGATTGAACCGGGCAAATCTGTGGCAGCTGATGCCGATGGACTGCCTATCGGTTCGGCCGCCAAAGCGCGACGTATCGACGGCGTTCTAGACGCCAAAGAGGTCTCCCTGCTCACAGACCAACATGTTTACCGCAGTAGGATCATCGATCCGTTACAGAGCGAGGGAATTGATGTTTTGACCTTCTCAGCCGGTCTGGGTGAATTGCTCAACGCAACCCTAAAGGCGGGGCACTGGCCTAGTGGGCCTGAAGCTGCCTATCCAACCACGGTCTTGGGCGCAAGAGCCGCTGAGCGCCTGGGAATTGTGAGCCCTGGAAGCCAGATCGTTCTCGACGGCAGAGACATAACAGTGACCGGGATTCTGGAACCGTTGCCGCTTGCCCCGGAACTGGATACGGCGGCATTGATCGGACAAGAATACGGTAAAAATGTCTTGGGCTGGGATGGGCGGCCCACACGAATATATGAGCGCTCCACCGATTTCACTGTCCTGGAAGTGAAAGATCGCCTTCCCAAAACGATTAATCCCCAGTCTCCGCTAGGTGTTGAAGTGTCCCGACCTTCGGAGGCGCTGGCGGCAAAGACCGCCACTGACGCGGCCTTCAATGGGCTTCTGTTTGCACTCGGCGGCATTAGCCTGTTGATTGGGGGTATTGGCGTGGCGAACACGATGATCATTTCCGTGATTGAACGTCGTCAAGAAGTCGGTCTCCGCCGCGCACTCGGCGCAACCCGATCCCACATCCGTTTCCAATTCCTCCTCGAGGCTCTTCAACTTTCCGTCTTGGGAGGCCTAGCTGGAATATTAGTCGGCACCGCGAGCCTCTTTGCAATCTCCGCTGCCAACGGGTGGCCACCAACAATTCCGCCTTCGACTATCGCATCCGCCATCGCGAGTACCTTGGTCATCGGGCTCATTGCCGGGATCTATCCTGCGACGCGGGCCTCGAACATCCCACCAACCACGGCTCTGGCGGGCGCCCCGCAGTAA
- a CDS encoding ABC transporter ATP-binding protein: protein MKGQQIHLDQVCRDHGPTETRALDHVSLSIAAGEFVGITGPSGSGKSTLLNIMGTLDRPTSGCAVIEGRAVADMSDDELSALRAHRIGFIFQQFHLLDGATALENVANGMLYCGVDRSSRRRRAAEALDAVGLSHRRGHRPHQLSGGERQRVAIARAVVSRPRILLADEPTGNLDRSSGAAVMEILRKFHNEGTTVIVITHDPELAAQMPRRVSIQDGKVLADTQGTPQ from the coding sequence ATGAAGGGGCAGCAGATTCATCTTGACCAGGTCTGCCGGGATCATGGGCCCACTGAGACGCGAGCCCTTGACCACGTTTCGTTGAGCATCGCGGCAGGTGAATTTGTCGGAATCACGGGCCCTAGCGGATCCGGGAAGTCCACCTTGTTGAACATCATGGGAACTCTCGACCGGCCGACCTCCGGGTGCGCCGTAATCGAAGGACGCGCAGTCGCTGATATGAGCGATGATGAGCTCTCGGCGCTCAGAGCACATCGCATCGGCTTCATTTTCCAGCAATTCCATCTGCTCGACGGCGCGACTGCGCTCGAGAACGTCGCTAACGGCATGTTGTATTGCGGTGTTGACCGTAGCTCCAGACGGCGCCGTGCGGCAGAGGCTCTGGATGCGGTTGGGCTCAGCCACCGGCGTGGGCACCGCCCTCATCAACTTTCCGGCGGAGAGCGCCAACGGGTTGCCATCGCGCGGGCCGTGGTCTCGCGTCCTCGCATTCTGCTGGCTGATGAACCCACGGGCAACCTGGATCGCAGCTCAGGTGCGGCCGTCATGGAGATTCTCCGCAAATTTCATAACGAGGGCACCACCGTGATTGTCATCACACACGATCCTGAACTCGCCGCGCAAATGCCACGACGGGTCAGCATCCAGGACGGCAAAGTCCTCGCAGACACACAAGGAACGCCACAATGA